The sequence TGACGCCCATGAAGGCATCCGCGCCATAGACCGCCGAGGCCGGCCCATAGACCACCTCCACGCGCTCAAGGGCCGACATCGGATAGGTGACCAGGGGGGTGTCGGCGGTGCTGAACCAGAGGTGGTTGAAGGCCACGCCATCCACCATCACCAGGAAGGGCTCGCCGATGTCGTTGCGGTAGCCCCGCCAATAATTCTTGAAATAATTCGCGCCGTAGGAACGGGCCATGTCCATGCCCGGCAGGTCATCGAGGATCTGCGAAAGCTCGGTGTAGCCCCGTTCCTCGAGATCCGTGCGGCTGAGCACGATCACCGTGGCCGGAGCGTCCGAGATCTTCTCCAGGGTCTTGGACGCGGACACCACCCGGGTGTTCATCAGCTCCATCAGATCCTTCAGGGGCTTGTCGTCGCCGGTGACCTGCTGGGCCTGCGCTGCCAGCAACGGCGGCAGGCCGAGCCACATGGCCGCAAGGAAGGGCGCGGTTCTCATGCGCATGGTTCCTCCTGCGGGAAGGGCGCGGCAGGAGCCGCGGGGCGGCTCCGTGGGGACGTGGACATCGGGTGGGCTGGTCGGATCATTTGTACCATCGGCGCCAAGAAAGCCGCCTCATCTCCCTTCCGCCCGCGCCTGGAGCAGGGCCTGGATCTTCCCCACGAGCCGCGCCACATCCACGGGCTTGGTTTCGAAATCGTCGCAGCCGACGGCGAAGGCCTCCTTGCGGTCGGTCTCCATGGCGTGGGCCGTCAAGGCGATCACCGGGATGCCGGCCGTGGCCTCATCCTGCCGCAGCAGGCGCGTGACGTCCTGGCCGTCCAGGTCCGGCAAGCCCATGTCCATGAGGATGAGATCGGGGCGCTCGCGCGCGGCGATTTCCAGGCCCTCCACGCCGTCCCGGGCCGAGGTGACCTCGAACCCCCGCCGCAGGAGGTGGCGGGTTAGCGCATCGCGGTTCAATTCGTTGTCCTCCACCAGCAGCAACCTAGTCATCGGGGGCCTCTTCCGCGGGATTTCCGCCTTCGGCGACCGGCGGGGCCGGGATCTCCAAGGTGAATGTGGACCCTTTGCCAAGCTCGCTGGCAACGGTGATGTCGCCGCCCATGAGCTGGCAGAGTTTGCGGCTCAGGGCCAGGCCCAGGCCCGTGCCTCCGTAGCGGCGGGAGGTGCTTTCCTCGGCCTGCGTGAATTCCTGGAAGATGCGTTCTTGCTGGGCTTCGGTCATGCCTATGCCCGTATCCCGCACCGTGATCCGGATCCAGGTGCCGCCCTCTCGCTGGAAGGTCGAGGCATGGAGGTCCACGCTTCCCTTGGCTGTGAACTTGCAAGCATTGCTCAACAAGTTGAACAGGGCCTGGCGCAGCTTGGTGGTGTCCCCCAGGAAGGCCGGGATGCCAGGCGCGCAGTCCCAGGACAGCGTGTTCCCGTTCTTGTCGGCAAGCGGCTGGACGGTCTGGAGGCATTCCTGCACCAGGATCGACAGGTCCACCGTCTCCATGGACAGGCTCATCTTTCCGGCCTCCACCTTGGAAAGATCCAGGATGTCGTTGATCAGCCGCAGCAGATGCTGTCCCGATCCATGGATGCGCTGCAGGTCCATGCGGTCCGATTCGCGGCCCTGGACCTCGGCATCCTCGCCCAGCAGCTCGCTGTAGAGGAGGATCGCGTTCAATGGGGTCCGCAGCTCGTGGCTCATGTTGGCCAGGAAGGCGCTCTTCGCGCGGCTCATGGCCTCGGCCCTGAGCTTGGCTTCCTGCAATTGCTCGTTGCTCACCACCAGTTCTCCCGTGCGGCGGGAGACCTGCTCCTCGAGGTGCTCGTGGTATTCCTGGAGCTGGTCGTCCCGGCGCTGTATCTGGCTCAGCATGTTGTTGAAGGCCTCCACCAGCGATCCGATTTCATCGGCGCCGCGGCTGACGGACCGCACGGAGTAGTCCTTTTCATCGGAAACGAGCCTGGCCAGGGCCGCCAGGTCCAGCAGCGGCGCGGTGATGTAGCGCTGCACGCGGTAGGCGATGGCCGCCACCATCAGCCCCAGCACGCAGAACAGGCCCAGGTTGAAGAGCAGGTTCCATCGCAGGGTCTGCTTCAGGTCCTTCAGGTCAGCCCGGAGATAGACCGTGCCGGCGAGGCCGCCCTCCTGCCGGATGGGATGGAAGATCACCAGGTGCCCTTCCTGGAAGGCGGTCTGGTCCCCGGGCTGGAGCGCGGGGAAGGCCGAGGCGTTGCCGCGCGGATAGGTGGCGAACACCCGCCCGCCCGGATCGTAGAGGCACGCGGCATCCACCGAGGGGATGGATTTCAAGGACTCCAGAATCTGGCCGGCCGCCTCGGCATCGCTGAAGGCCAAGGCGGCGCGGCTGTTCTGGCCCACCACATCCCCGAGGGTGACGAGCTGGCGGACCATCGCATCGCGGTAGGTGTAGCTCTCATAGCCCAGCACCGCCATCGCCGAGAGCAGCAGCGCTGCGCCGGCGATGGCGGTCATCCCGAGCGTGAGCTTGCGGCGGATGGACATGTCCTGGAAATGCGCCATGGGATTCCTACCAGACCTTCCGGGCGAGGCTGAGCAATTGGGCGCTCATGCCCAGGTTGTTCCAGCGGGCGACGCCCAGGTTGATTTCGAAGCGCGGAAGGTCGTCCTCGATGGCCAGGTTGATCATTACGCCTTTCTTGCCGAAGCCCTCTGTATCTCCCACGGTCAACACCGGCCGGTTCCCGACATGCGCCATGATTTCCTTCAACCGGCCCTTCTCTGAAGCGCAGATGAACACCATCTGGCAGCCGCTTATGACGCCTGGATCGTTTGAATACACGATCTTCACCGGGTGCCCCTTCACTTTCCGGGATGCGGCGGCTTCGTCCAGGCGATGGTCGAAGGGGGAAGCCCCAAGAACCAACAGCACAAAGGGTCTGGTGGCATCGCCCAGGCCCGCCTCGGGAGGCCAGGCCACGAATTCAGGGAACTGCAGGAGGAAGCGCGCTTTCAGGGTGTACTCGGGCTGCGGTTCCTGGCCCGCCACGCCGGCCCCCGCCAGCGCTGCGCCGGCCAGGACGATCGTGGGAATCCTCAAACTCCGGAGCATCACCATTCCGGAGGCCGGGTCCTGCGGGGAAGGTTGAAAACGCCCACCGGTCCACTCGGCTTAGGATTGGGCTTTGTAGACCGGCAGCTTGCCCGCGCGCCAGGCCCGCAGGCCGCCCTTGAGCACATACAGCCAGGTGAAACCATTGGCCTCGAAAATCGGCCTGGCGCTGTGGGAGAGTTCGTCGGTCTCATCCACCAGGACCACGGGTTTGCCCTTGGACTCCTTTCGGATTTCGTCGATGCGCTCCATGATCTCTGGAATGGGTACGGAGATGGCGCTGCGGATGTGGCCATGCTTGCCGAGGAATTCCTCGCGGGGGCGCAGGTCCACGATGATGGGCCTCACGCCGGGCATCAGCACCTCCAATTGGAGGGGGTCCAGCACGCCGCCTTTGCGCGAGCGGAGGGCCGTCGGCAGCTTGATGACCCACATGCAAAGCAGCACGGTGACGGCCAACACGGCGATGGCGCCAGGAATCAGGATCTCGGGACGATCGAGCAG comes from Holophagaceae bacterium and encodes:
- a CDS encoding response regulator, whose product is MTRLLLVEDNELNRDALTRHLLRRGFEVTSARDGVEGLEIAARERPDLILMDMGLPDLDGQDVTRLLRQDEATAGIPVIALTAHAMETDRKEAFAVGCDDFETKPVDVARLVGKIQALLQARAEGR
- a CDS encoding HAMP domain-containing protein, with translation MAHFQDMSIRRKLTLGMTAIAGAALLLSAMAVLGYESYTYRDAMVRQLVTLGDVVGQNSRAALAFSDAEAAGQILESLKSIPSVDAACLYDPGGRVFATYPRGNASAFPALQPGDQTAFQEGHLVIFHPIRQEGGLAGTVYLRADLKDLKQTLRWNLLFNLGLFCVLGLMVAAIAYRVQRYITAPLLDLAALARLVSDEKDYSVRSVSRGADEIGSLVEAFNNMLSQIQRRDDQLQEYHEHLEEQVSRRTGELVVSNEQLQEAKLRAEAMSRAKSAFLANMSHELRTPLNAILLYSELLGEDAEVQGRESDRMDLQRIHGSGQHLLRLINDILDLSKVEAGKMSLSMETVDLSILVQECLQTVQPLADKNGNTLSWDCAPGIPAFLGDTTKLRQALFNLLSNACKFTAKGSVDLHASTFQREGGTWIRITVRDTGIGMTEAQQERIFQEFTQAEESTSRRYGGTGLGLALSRKLCQLMGGDITVASELGKGSTFTLEIPAPPVAEGGNPAEEAPDD
- a CDS encoding YfiR family protein, with the translated sequence MLRSLRIPTIVLAGAALAGAGVAGQEPQPEYTLKARFLLQFPEFVAWPPEAGLGDATRPFVLLVLGASPFDHRLDEAAASRKVKGHPVKIVYSNDPGVISGCQMVFICASEKGRLKEIMAHVGNRPVLTVGDTEGFGKKGVMINLAIEDDLPRFEINLGVARWNNLGMSAQLLSLARKVW
- a CDS encoding rhodanese-like domain-containing protein, with protein sequence MMEISAIALLVPPVETPLLDRPEILIPGAIAVLAVTVLLCMWVIKLPTALRSRKGGVLDPLQLEVLMPGVRPIIVDLRPREEFLGKHGHIRSAISVPIPEIMERIDEIRKESKGKPVVLVDETDELSHSARPIFEANGFTWLYVLKGGLRAWRAGKLPVYKAQS